A window of Raphanus sativus cultivar WK10039 unplaced genomic scaffold, ASM80110v3 Scaffold1001, whole genome shotgun sequence contains these coding sequences:
- the LOC130503527 gene encoding cationic amino acid transporter 1-like, with amino-acid sequence MTTVLLVGAIGQARYMTHIARAHMMPPWLAHVNAKTGTPINATVVMLAATALIAFFTKLEILADLLSVSTLFIFMFVAVALLVRRYYVTGETSSRDRNKFLMFLGLILASSIATAVYWAMERDGWIVYAVTVAVWFLSTVGMKFLVPQARAPKLWGVPLVPWLPSASIAVNIFLLGSIDEKSFVRFGIWTGVLLVYYFLFGLHATYDTAKATLKEKSTLKNAEEGSVAADKSGRAALDH; translated from the coding sequence ATGACAACCGTTTTGTTAGTTGGAGCCATAGGTCAAGCTAGGTACATGACCCACATCGCCCGTGCACACATGATGCCACCATGGCTAGCTCATGTAAACGCAAAGACAGGAACACCGATCAACGCGACAGTTGTCATGCTTGCCGCGACGGCTCTCATCGCATTCTTCACAAAACTAGAAATCTTAGCCGACCTCTTGTCCGTCTCCACACTTTTCATCTTCATGTTCGTCGCGGTGGCTCTTCTCGTCAGGAGATATTACGTCACGGGAGAAACGTCTTCACGTGACCGGAACAAGTTCTTAATGTTCTTAGGTTTGATTCTCGCGTCCTCCATCGCGACCGCTGTGTATTGGGCTATGGAAAGAGACGGTTGGATTGTGTATGCCGTTACGGTAGCTGTTTGGTTCTTGTCTACCGTTGGGATGAAGTTCCTTGTGCCGCAAGCTAGGGCTCCGAAGCTTTGGGGTGTTCCTTTGGTTCCGTGGTTGCCTTCTGCTTCGATCGCTGTTAATATCTTTCTTCTTGGTTCGATCGATGAAAAATCGTTCGTTAGGTTTGGGATCTGGACTGGTGTTCTTCTTGTTTACTACTTCTTGTTTGGGCTGCACGCAACTTACGATACAGCTAAGGCAACTCTGAAGGAGAAGTCGACGTTGAAGAATGCTGAAGAAGGTAGTGTTGCTGCAGATAAATCTGGTCGCGCAGCTTTAGATCACTAG